A section of the Acidobacterium capsulatum ATCC 51196 genome encodes:
- a CDS encoding TetR/AcrR family transcriptional regulator yields the protein MAPTSRIAERKQRDRQARREQIIGAARRIAETEGWPSVTVRRLSDEIAYSQPVLYSHFGSREGILAAVAIEGFQELSVALERAKKRAKGDAGLEAFASAYLTFASSSPALYEVMFSLSLNVPFADSATPDALQSAFAQLMELFESHGSKAEVIAELFWAGLHGLAELSRTKRLPRSREKERLRAFVRLFDRHAA from the coding sequence ATGGCACCCACAAGCCGAATTGCGGAAAGAAAGCAGCGCGACCGGCAGGCCCGGCGGGAGCAGATCATCGGGGCGGCGCGGCGTATTGCAGAGACGGAGGGGTGGCCGAGTGTGACGGTTCGCCGTCTTTCCGACGAGATTGCCTATAGCCAGCCGGTCCTGTACTCCCACTTCGGGAGCCGCGAAGGGATTTTGGCCGCGGTTGCGATTGAGGGATTTCAGGAACTGAGCGTTGCGCTCGAAAGGGCGAAAAAGCGCGCGAAGGGGGATGCGGGGCTCGAAGCATTTGCGTCCGCATATCTGACGTTTGCGTCGTCTTCGCCCGCGCTGTATGAAGTGATGTTTTCGCTGAGCCTCAACGTCCCCTTTGCGGATTCGGCGACGCCAGACGCGTTGCAATCGGCCTTTGCGCAACTGATGGAACTATTCGAGAGCCATGGTTCCAAGGCGGAGGTGATCGCGGAATTGTTCTGGGCCGGGTTGCATGGGCTTGCCGAACTCAGCAGAACCAAGCGGCTCCCTCGCAGCCGCGAGAAAGAGCGGCTGAGGGCGTTTGTGAGGCTTTTTGACCGGCACGCCGCATAG